TCCGGAAGTATAAAGCAGCTCAGCTTATGCTGCCTGGCCGTATCTATTGTCTGTTCCAGTACTTTGTCTGTACTCCAGGCTTTGTCCTGAAAAAGCGCAGCATGTAGCTTGTTCATACCTAACAGGTAATAGCCCCCATCAGTAGAGGGGCCTATCACTACATCCTGCGTCTCCAGTGCTGCGAAAGCCTGTTCAACAATCTCGGTGCTAAGCTGATAGCAATCACTACCAATTATACATACTTTCTGATAACCGGCTTCAAACCTCTCGGCAAAAGCCTGCTTCATACGCTCGCCTAGTGTTCCTTCTACCTGCAATGCTTTTAAAAAATAGGCTTCGTTCCAAAGATCGTGATGCACTATTTCTGGCGTATAGTACACCACTTTTTCTTGCGGCAGCACATGTGTAATCGCAAAAGTTCTTTCCAGCAACTGCTGGTAAACTTCCAGAGCTTTCTCATCACCTACT
This window of the Porifericola rhodea genome carries:
- a CDS encoding TIGR04282 family arsenosugar biosynthesis glycosyltransferase, translated to MTDASLIIFVKKPEIGKVKTRLAATVGDEKALEVYQQLLERTFAITHVLPQEKVVYYTPEIVHHDLWNEAYFLKALQVEGTLGERMKQAFAERFEAGYQKVCIIGSDCYQLSTEIVEQAFAALETQDVVIGPSTDGGYYLLGMNKLHAALFQDKAWSTDKVLEQTIDTARQHKLSCFILPELSDVDREEDLHTMRRQ